A DNA window from Parabacteroides johnsonii DSM 18315 contains the following coding sequences:
- a CDS encoding imelysin family protein, with product MKKKNYFYLAALSLAMTFSMGACSDNDDPTPDGGGKDPVSLDYSSENAVAWGNYMYNVAMLLNNDATTLYNSWVTDYVDEQGSHGPYATIFKDQTAGAYQSPLSCIEEMIESGMWNIANEVGDAKIKDPYTKYTSGDKEGGLYAVESWYSWHSRDDYTNNIFSIRNTYYGRIDDNDVSKVDGNLSAFNSYKDFDDEGDIAEHSLSKLIASTNPDLDEEIKTLIFASAKAIQAIPQPFRNNIDSEEAVAAMNTCMELANLLLNEVKPYVNQTFGDPEYDDDLDAIAEQFVDAVVLPTYKDLQEKNKLLLDAVNQFRQNPSNDNFEKACNLWITAREPWEKSEAFLIGPVANLGLDPNMDSWPLDQNGIVQVLNSQNWDDLEWSGNFDEEDEAIGAAQSVRGYHTLEYLLFKDGQPRTVDGAK from the coding sequence ATGAAAAAGAAAAATTATTTCTATCTGGCAGCCTTATCGCTCGCCATGACATTCTCGATGGGAGCATGTAGCGACAACGACGATCCCACGCCTGATGGTGGCGGAAAAGATCCGGTCAGCCTGGACTACAGTTCCGAAAACGCCGTTGCATGGGGTAACTATATGTACAACGTGGCAATGTTGCTGAACAACGATGCGACCACGCTCTACAATTCCTGGGTAACGGATTATGTCGACGAGCAAGGTTCACACGGTCCATACGCCACGATCTTCAAAGATCAGACTGCCGGCGCTTACCAAAGCCCTCTTTCGTGTATCGAGGAAATGATCGAAAGCGGTATGTGGAACATCGCCAACGAAGTCGGTGATGCCAAGATCAAAGACCCGTATACCAAATATACCAGCGGTGACAAGGAAGGCGGTCTTTATGCCGTCGAATCATGGTATAGCTGGCACTCGCGAGACGACTATACGAACAATATTTTCTCCATCCGTAACACCTACTACGGCCGTATCGACGACAACGACGTGTCCAAAGTAGACGGAAACCTGAGCGCCTTCAACTCTTACAAGGATTTCGACGATGAAGGGGATATCGCAGAGCACTCGCTTTCTAAACTGATCGCTTCTACCAATCCGGATCTCGACGAAGAAATCAAAACACTGATTTTCGCTTCTGCAAAGGCGATTCAGGCTATTCCGCAACCGTTCCGCAACAACATCGACAGCGAAGAGGCTGTTGCTGCAATGAACACCTGCATGGAACTGGCCAACCTGCTGTTGAACGAAGTAAAGCCGTATGTAAACCAGACTTTCGGCGACCCTGAATACGACGATGATTTGGATGCGATAGCCGAACAGTTTGTCGATGCAGTCGTTCTTCCGACTTATAAAGACTTGCAGGAAAAGAACAAGCTTTTGCTGGATGCGGTAAACCAGTTCAGACAGAACCCGAGCAACGACAACTTCGAAAAGGCCTGCAACTTATGGATTACGGCCCGCGAACCGTGGGAAAAGAGCGAAGCTTTCCTTATCGGCCCGGTTGCCAACTTAGGCTTGGACCCGAACATGGACAGCTGGCCTCTGGACCAGAACGGTATCGTACAGGTATTGAATTCCCAGAACTGGGATGATCTGGAATGGAGCGGAAACTTCGACGAAGAAGACGAAGCCATCGGAGCTGCACAGAGCGTACGTGGTTACCATACATTGGAATATCTCCTGTTCAAAGACGGACAACCCCGTACTGTCGACGGAGCAAAATAA